The following DNA comes from Rosa rugosa chromosome 5, drRosRugo1.1, whole genome shotgun sequence.
TCATTTCTATGATGAAGCAGCTGGATGAGCTAAAAGATATGATTAACTTGATGATTCTTGATAGTTATGGGTTGGGAGAGAAATCAAATTCGACTTTGCAGTCTAAGACACTGCTACGGATAATGAAATACCTGGCACCTCCTTCAAAGGACTACACTCAGGCTCTCCGGGCTCACACTGACAAGGGATTGGGCACAATTCTTTGTGATGATCAAGTTTCAGGTCTTGAAGTTGAAACCAAGGATGGACAATGGGTCAAATTGTCTCTTTCTCCTCGTTCCTTCGTCTTTCTTGTTGCAGATTCCCTCATGGTATAGATTTTTGTAACTAAAATACACATAAATCCAAATACATATAGAACATGTATATACAGCAAAATAAGTTATAGACCTATGCAACTTATTctcaaaaacagagagaaaaagatCTATGCAACTTGGTAACAACTTCGAAGTCTTTTGCCTTGATGTGTGACAATCATACAATTTGATGATGTAAAAGTTATATATAGGTTAACATGCAATTGCAAACTTATGATGACTTGCAGGCATGGAGCAATGGAAGAATGCATTCTGTGAAGCATCGAGTGATGATGCGTGGAGAAAAAGAACGATATTCTTTAGGAGCATTTGCAGTTCCATTGGAGGGTTCCATCATTAAGGCACAAAAGGAGCTAGTAGATGAAGAACATCCCCAAATTCTTAAAGATTTTGATTATACAGATTTTAGCAAGTTCTTCGCTTCAGAAAAAGGAAGGGCCATTGACCCAGAAAAGCAAGTTTTCGCATATGCTGGAATTAGCACTTGATATGTTAATTACCGAAGAGCTTACAAATTTGTATCTGCAGTCTGCAAACCTTATGCAGAATACCAGCATTAGAAATATCTAAAATAAACGTTGTTGTCTCTATCCAACTTTGGCATTGTAATCACCTCTCTAATATACTATATGGTGGCACTTTTTTTCAACTAGTAAAAGAACTGGAAGTGGAATAGTAACTTTCATAGTGGTTTAATTCCTCCCAACTTCTTTGACATGATACATGTTGTGTCATCAAAGCCAGTATGGCAGTCTAGAGGGTTCAGCTCCTTCTCTGTGCAAATCTTTATTCAATAATTTGTTCTGAATTTGATGCTCTGGTCACTTTTGATTGCTGCCTAAAACTAAGGTGATAGAAGACAACCACAAAAGAAATGTGCAACCGAAAAATGTAATCTTTAACAAGAAAGTAAAGACTTGAAGCTAATGATAGCAGATCGATAAGGTTTGCAGGGTTTTATCTGATGTCCATTGGCCAAGGGAATCAAGCCATTTTTGTCAAGTAAAGTACTATTTTAGCTTTGGCTGATGATTGGAAGTTTATAAATGAATTTGGCGAATGCTTTTCATTGCTGCCTAAAAGTAAGATATACAAGACAATCAATGAATAACTTgagaaaaaattaataatta
Coding sequences within:
- the LOC133712402 gene encoding probable 2-oxoglutarate-dependent dioxygenase AOP1 — its product is MVFGFKSLSLQEPCNINKTLSTKDSSLELQFQSKERENQFVGNTKEVLDKWEKMGSDSHDQIPAIAFTINSREVDRGTDEWYHLCKMVREACENYGCFEIVYDKIPPQLRAETFFVSRQLFSLPLEKKKKNLNPKPYQGYLAPTVQAPLYESFGLEEASNYESLRCLTEEISPNGHDQFCTVISMMKQLDELKDMINLMILDSYGLGEKSNSTLQSKTLLRIMKYLAPPSKDYTQALRAHTDKGLGTILCDDQVSGLEVETKDGQWVKLSLSPRSFVFLVADSLMAWSNGRMHSVKHRVMMRGEKERYSLGAFAVPLEGSIIKAQKELVDEEHPQILKDFDYTDFSKFFASEKGRAIDPEKQVFAYAGIST